In the genome of Streptomyces globosus, one region contains:
- a CDS encoding calcium-binding protein, protein MPVRTSPMILAAAALLSLGLPAVAADAAEEATCFGRTATITGTGKITGTEGDDVIVGSAAADTIDGLGGNDLICGLAGDDTLAGGLGNDQLDGGEGSDVVRGDLIGTRTDVEGGGNDIVFGGPGDDRLGGDSIAFGASASGGGNDMLFGGDGNDAIIGDSRGGIQASGGGNDVLDGGAGDDELTGDSSAEGTATGEGNDVLIGGPGKDTIIGDNVSGHAARGRGDGASPAPAASPGRPSRPASPAPANPAAPAPDPAADAATGGNDVMDGGDEATDSCDGKGGSDVALACETTANVP, encoded by the coding sequence ATGCCCGTCCGCACATCCCCCATGATCCTGGCGGCCGCCGCGCTGCTCTCCCTCGGGCTGCCGGCGGTGGCCGCGGACGCGGCCGAGGAGGCGACCTGCTTCGGCCGCACCGCGACGATCACCGGCACCGGGAAGATCACCGGCACGGAGGGCGATGACGTCATCGTCGGGTCGGCCGCGGCGGACACCATCGACGGGCTCGGCGGCAACGACCTGATCTGCGGTCTCGCCGGCGACGACACCCTGGCCGGAGGCCTCGGCAACGACCAGCTGGACGGCGGCGAAGGCTCGGACGTCGTACGCGGCGACCTGATCGGCACCCGGACGGACGTGGAGGGCGGCGGCAACGACATCGTGTTCGGCGGCCCGGGCGACGACCGGCTGGGCGGCGACAGCATCGCCTTCGGCGCCAGCGCCTCGGGCGGCGGCAACGACATGCTGTTCGGCGGCGACGGCAACGACGCCATCATCGGCGACAGCCGGGGCGGCATCCAAGCCTCGGGCGGCGGCAACGACGTCCTCGACGGCGGCGCCGGCGACGACGAGCTGACGGGCGACTCCTCCGCGGAGGGCACCGCCACCGGCGAGGGCAACGACGTCCTCATCGGCGGCCCCGGCAAGGACACCATCATCGGCGACAACGTCTCGGGCCACGCCGCCCGGGGCCGCGGCGACGGCGCCTCGCCGGCCCCGGCCGCGTCCCCGGGCCGTCCCTCCCGCCCGGCCTCCCCCGCGCCGGCGAACCCCGCGGCCCCCGCCCCCGACCCGGCAGCCGACGCGGCGACGGGCGGCAACGACGTCATGGACGGCGGCGACGAGGCAACCGACTCCTGTGACGGCAAGGGCGGCTCGGACGTCGCCCTGGCCTGCGAGACGACTGCGAACGTCCCGTAG
- a CDS encoding Orn/Lys/Arg decarboxylase N-terminal domain-containing protein, which translates to MANGTVLLALRENPLGGGVSAEQIRRIGKELENEGLELRWAATAADARAALRTEAGLCAAVIAWDLPGGAGAPAEAGGGGEVLRHIGRRFKDLPVFLVMADECDQDLERLPLWVSEAVVGYIWPLEDTPSFIAGRVGTAARNYHRDLLPPFFKALRRFDDAHEYSWHTPAHSGGVAFLKSPAGRAFFDYYGERLFRSDLSISVGELGSLFEHNGPIGEAERNAARIFGADRTYFVLHGDSTADRMVGHYSVTSDEIALVDRNCHKSVLHGLVISGARPVYLVPTRNGYGLAGPLPPAETDAAAVAARIAANPLTTGALSRDAQYAVLTNSTYDGLCYDTVAAARALAPSTPRLHFDEAWFAYARFHPLYAGRYGMAVGPDTFPDSVEGPERPTVFATQSTHKLLAALSQCAMVHVRSAPRAPVEHERFNEAFMMHGTTSPLYPAIASLDVAAAMMDGPQGQWLVDEAVTEAIRFRQAVVRTGRRIAAAGDRPDWFFGVWQPDTVTDPATGERLPFAEAPAALLSREPSCWHLEPGAAWHGFRDLTEGYCLLDPVKVTLTCPGVTATGETQEWGIPARILTAYLAARGIVVEKTDSYTALVLFSMGITKGKWGTLMDALMDFKALHDADAPLDRVLPDLVGQFPRPYAGTTLRGLCTRMHEHLTHAELITALDTAFQELPEPVAPPRACYQQLIRGGTERVRLADAANRVAAAMVTVTPPGIPVLMPGESTGTETGPLLRYLRALESFDRTFPGFHSEAHGVTIDPETGDYQIECLRRQP; encoded by the coding sequence ATGGCGAACGGCACGGTCCTGCTGGCACTGCGTGAAAACCCCCTCGGCGGCGGCGTCAGCGCCGAGCAGATCCGCCGCATCGGCAAGGAGTTGGAGAACGAGGGCCTGGAGCTGCGGTGGGCGGCCACCGCAGCCGACGCCCGGGCCGCACTCCGCACGGAGGCGGGCCTCTGCGCTGCCGTCATCGCCTGGGACCTGCCGGGCGGGGCCGGCGCTCCCGCCGAGGCGGGCGGCGGGGGCGAGGTGCTGCGCCACATCGGGCGCCGCTTCAAGGACCTGCCGGTCTTCCTCGTCATGGCCGACGAGTGCGACCAGGACCTGGAGCGGCTGCCCCTGTGGGTCTCCGAGGCCGTCGTCGGCTACATCTGGCCCTTGGAGGACACCCCGTCCTTCATCGCCGGGCGCGTCGGCACCGCGGCCCGGAACTACCACCGGGACCTGCTGCCCCCGTTCTTCAAGGCCCTGCGCCGCTTCGACGACGCGCACGAGTACTCCTGGCACACACCGGCCCACTCGGGCGGCGTCGCCTTCCTGAAGTCCCCGGCCGGCCGGGCGTTCTTCGACTACTACGGCGAGCGCCTCTTCCGCAGCGACCTGTCGATCTCCGTCGGAGAGCTGGGGTCGCTCTTCGAGCACAACGGGCCGATCGGCGAGGCCGAGCGGAACGCCGCCCGCATCTTCGGCGCCGACCGCACCTACTTCGTCCTGCACGGCGACTCCACCGCGGACCGCATGGTCGGCCACTACAGCGTCACCTCGGACGAGATCGCGCTCGTCGACCGCAACTGCCACAAGTCCGTGCTGCACGGCCTGGTCATCTCCGGCGCGCGCCCCGTCTACCTGGTGCCGACCCGGAACGGCTACGGGCTGGCCGGGCCCCTCCCCCCGGCCGAGACCGACGCGGCGGCGGTCGCCGCGCGGATCGCCGCGAACCCGCTCACCACCGGGGCGCTCTCGCGGGACGCCCAGTACGCGGTGCTGACGAACTCCACGTACGACGGGCTGTGCTACGACACGGTCGCGGCCGCCCGCGCCCTCGCCCCGAGCACACCGCGCCTCCACTTCGACGAGGCCTGGTTCGCGTACGCACGCTTCCATCCCCTGTACGCGGGCCGGTACGGCATGGCCGTCGGCCCGGACACCTTCCCGGACTCCGTCGAAGGGCCCGAGCGGCCCACTGTGTTCGCGACGCAGTCGACCCACAAGCTGCTGGCGGCGCTGTCCCAGTGCGCGATGGTGCACGTGCGGTCGGCGCCGCGGGCACCCGTCGAACACGAGCGGTTCAACGAGGCGTTCATGATGCACGGGACGACGTCCCCGCTGTACCCGGCGATCGCCTCGCTGGACGTGGCGGCAGCAATGATGGACGGGCCGCAGGGGCAGTGGCTGGTCGACGAGGCGGTGACCGAGGCGATCCGGTTCCGGCAGGCCGTCGTGCGCACGGGCCGGCGGATCGCGGCCGCCGGAGACCGGCCCGACTGGTTCTTCGGCGTCTGGCAGCCGGACACCGTCACCGACCCGGCCACCGGCGAGCGCCTGCCGTTCGCCGAGGCACCGGCGGCGCTGCTGAGCCGCGAGCCGAGCTGCTGGCACCTGGAGCCCGGCGCCGCCTGGCATGGCTTCCGCGACCTGACCGAAGGCTACTGCCTGCTCGACCCGGTCAAGGTGACCCTGACCTGCCCGGGCGTCACCGCCACCGGGGAGACGCAGGAGTGGGGCATCCCGGCCCGCATCCTCACCGCGTACCTGGCGGCGCGCGGCATCGTGGTGGAGAAGACCGACAGCTACACCGCGCTGGTGCTGTTCTCCATGGGCATCACCAAGGGCAAGTGGGGCACCCTGATGGACGCCCTCATGGATTTCAAGGCGCTCCACGACGCGGACGCGCCGCTCGACCGGGTCCTGCCGGACCTGGTCGGGCAGTTCCCCAGGCCCTACGCCGGCACCACCCTGCGCGGCCTGTGCACCCGCATGCACGAGCACCTCACGCACGCCGAGCTGATCACCGCCCTGGACACGGCCTTCCAGGAGCTGCCCGAGCCGGTCGCCCCGCCCCGCGCCTGCTACCAGCAGCTCATCCGCGGCGGCACCGAGCGCGTCAGGCTGGCCGACGCCGCGAACCGGGTGGCGGCGGCCATGGTGACGGTGACCCCGCCCGGCATCCCGGTCCTGATGCCCGGCGAGTCGACCGGCACCGAAACGGGCCCCCTGCTCCGCTACCTCCGCGCCCTGGAATCATTCGACCGCACGTTCCCGGGCTTCCACAGCGAGGCCCACGGCGTGACGATCGACCCGGAAACGGGCGACTACCAGATCGAATGCCTCCGCCGACAGCCCTGA
- a CDS encoding S8 family serine peptidase has translation MEWVAAHARRPAVVNMSLNLAERSAALDAAVERLIASGIPVVVSAGNFADDACAHSPAGARGAIVVAASTRSDRHWTDGGSHGSGHGACVDLYAPGAEITSALAGAGATTADAAATSWAAPHVAGAAALHLATHPSATPAQVRAALLGRAVRDALGDVPAGTPNRLLHTRGL, from the coding sequence GTGGAATGGGTCGCCGCCCACGCGCGGCGCCCCGCCGTGGTCAACATGTCGCTCAACCTGGCAGAGCGGTCCGCCGCCCTGGACGCCGCGGTCGAGCGGCTGATCGCCTCGGGCATCCCCGTGGTGGTCTCGGCCGGCAACTTCGCCGACGACGCCTGCGCCCACTCCCCGGCCGGGGCACGGGGCGCGATCGTCGTCGCCGCGTCCACGCGCAGCGACCGCCACTGGACCGACGGCGGCAGCCACGGCTCCGGACACGGGGCGTGCGTGGACCTGTACGCTCCGGGCGCGGAGATCACCTCGGCGCTCGCCGGCGCCGGCGCCACGACCGCCGACGCCGCGGCGACCTCCTGGGCCGCCCCGCACGTGGCGGGCGCCGCCGCCCTCCACCTCGCCACCCACCCGTCCGCCACCCCCGCCCAGGTCCGCGCGGCACTCCTCGGCCGGGCGGTCCGCGACGCACTCGGCGACGTCCCCGCCGGAACCCCGAACCGGCTGCTGCACACCAGGGGCCTGTGA
- a CDS encoding MFS transporter, giving the protein MSTAFLSRLVPDLAPWRSSRDFRTLFFQGAITFFTSFMAMIALPLQIKHLTDSPLAVGAMGAVELVPLVVFGLYGGALADALDRRRLIMLSEAGLGVLALLLLVNALLPEPLLWPLYVVAAGVSALAGLQRPALDSLMARIVPHEQMTAAAALNALRYQIGAIAGPAAAGIVVASAGYAAAYAVTVAGFAVSVLLCTRLAPAPPSPGAERPSLRGIAEGARYAWSRPVLLGTYAVDLAAMFLAFPHTIYPFLADELDAVWALGLMYSAGAVGSLLLGMTSGWTSRIRRHGLFVVCGAAVWGGAIAAAGLSADIWLVLLCLAVAGAGDMLSGLGRATIWNQTIPEELRGRLAGIEVLSYSVGPQLGQVRAGAMAGWTGTRSAFWGGGLLCVGAVAALTALLPSLVTYDSETDEDARRRRAAREAGAAEEREAGTAA; this is encoded by the coding sequence GTGAGTACCGCCTTCCTGTCCCGGCTCGTGCCCGACCTCGCCCCCTGGCGCTCCAGCCGGGACTTCCGCACCCTGTTCTTCCAGGGTGCGATCACCTTCTTCACCTCGTTCATGGCGATGATCGCGCTGCCGCTGCAGATCAAGCACCTGACGGACTCACCGCTGGCCGTCGGAGCGATGGGCGCGGTGGAGCTCGTCCCGCTCGTCGTCTTCGGCCTCTACGGCGGCGCGCTCGCCGACGCCCTCGACCGGCGGCGGCTCATCATGCTCAGCGAGGCCGGGCTCGGCGTGCTCGCGCTGCTCCTGCTCGTCAACGCCCTGCTGCCCGAGCCGCTGCTGTGGCCGCTGTACGTCGTCGCCGCCGGGGTCTCCGCGCTCGCCGGGCTCCAGCGGCCCGCGCTGGACTCGCTCATGGCGCGGATCGTGCCGCACGAGCAGATGACCGCGGCCGCCGCGCTCAACGCCCTGCGCTACCAGATCGGCGCCATCGCCGGGCCCGCCGCGGCCGGCATCGTCGTCGCCTCCGCGGGCTACGCCGCCGCGTACGCCGTCACCGTCGCCGGCTTCGCCGTGTCCGTCCTCCTGTGCACCCGCCTGGCGCCCGCCCCGCCGTCCCCCGGAGCGGAACGGCCCTCCCTGCGCGGGATCGCCGAGGGCGCCCGCTACGCGTGGAGCCGCCCCGTGCTCCTCGGGACGTATGCCGTGGACCTGGCGGCGATGTTCCTCGCCTTCCCCCACACGATCTACCCCTTCCTCGCGGACGAGCTCGACGCCGTGTGGGCGCTCGGCCTCATGTACTCCGCGGGCGCGGTCGGCTCCCTGCTGCTCGGCATGACCAGCGGCTGGACCTCCCGGATCCGCCGGCACGGCCTGTTCGTCGTGTGCGGCGCGGCCGTCTGGGGCGGGGCCATCGCCGCCGCCGGGCTGTCGGCGGACATCTGGCTCGTGCTGCTGTGCCTGGCCGTCGCCGGCGCCGGCGACATGCTCAGCGGGCTCGGCCGCGCGACGATCTGGAACCAGACCATTCCGGAGGAGCTCCGCGGACGCCTCGCCGGCATCGAGGTCCTCTCGTACAGCGTCGGCCCCCAGCTGGGCCAGGTCCGCGCCGGCGCCATGGCCGGCTGGACCGGCACCCGCTCGGCGTTCTGGGGCGGCGGGCTGCTGTGCGTCGGCGCCGTCGCCGCCCTGACCGCCCTGCTGCCCTCGCTGGTGACGTACGACTCCGAGACCGACGAGGACGCACGGCGGCGACGGGCAGCCCGCGAGGCCGGCGCGGCGGAGGAACGCGAGGCCGGCACCGCGGCCTGA
- a CDS encoding DUF6225 family protein, translating into MAETFDHNPQVWTAGRLREALAALPDETPIHIGVADSPGDFDSYGDHVLVAAEPVELEIGGEAFVQFTLFADALAGVYHREVE; encoded by the coding sequence ATGGCTGAGACCTTCGACCACAACCCGCAGGTATGGACCGCCGGACGGCTGCGCGAGGCGCTTGCCGCTCTTCCCGACGAGACCCCGATCCACATCGGCGTCGCGGACAGCCCCGGCGATTTCGACAGTTACGGCGACCACGTACTGGTGGCCGCCGAGCCGGTGGAGCTGGAGATCGGCGGAGAGGCTTTCGTGCAGTTCACCCTCTTCGCCGATGCCCTGGCCGGCGTCTACCACCGCGAGGTGGAGTGA
- a CDS encoding prolyl oligopeptidase family serine peptidase encodes MTEDPYVWLEDVEGATALAWVAERNAETAAVLAADPRFDALRAELREVLDDAERIPYTVRRGGHLYNFWRDAGRAKGVWRRTTLEQYRKDEPAWEILLDVDALAAAEGEEWVWAGASVLRPEYRRALVMLSRDGSDAVVVREFDLERREFVEGGFRVAEAKTRIGWIDEDTVFVGTDFGPGSLTASGYPRTVRRWRRGTPLEDAQTVFEAEAGDVSASAWHDPTPGYERSFVSRCTDFFRYEVHLVDGERLVRIDVPDDAGKYVWREWLVVTPKSPWLGQQAGSLLVFDFEAFLAGDRTPQVLFAPDGRTALAGHCWTRRHLVLDTLADVATRLEILTPGPGGWSRRPLAEVPPLSSAAITDTDAHASDEFFLDVSGFLQPSTLTYGHIGADSEVLKQAPARFDTSGLAVRQFFARSADGTAVPYFVVGPEEQDEPGPALLYGYGGFRDQQTPGYDAVTGRAWLARGGTYAVANIRGGSEYGPDWHRAALGADRVRAFEDFAAVAADLTARGITAPSRLGITGASNGGLLMGAMLVRNPELFGAVVARVPLLDMLRYHRLLAGASWTAEYGDPDNPADRPHLEAISPYHNLAADRPYPPVLLMTSTRDDRVHPGHARKAAARLRALGHRVLFHENTGGGHSGASDNEQAAANEALAFTFLWQHLGEAAAP; translated from the coding sequence GTGACCGAAGACCCGTATGTGTGGCTGGAAGACGTGGAAGGCGCGACCGCGCTGGCGTGGGTCGCCGAGCGGAACGCCGAGACCGCCGCCGTGCTCGCCGCCGACCCCCGGTTCGACGCCCTGCGGGCCGAGCTGCGGGAAGTCCTCGACGACGCCGAGCGGATCCCCTACACCGTCCGCCGCGGCGGACACCTGTACAACTTCTGGCGCGACGCCGGCCGCGCCAAGGGCGTGTGGCGGCGCACGACCCTGGAGCAGTACCGCAAGGACGAACCCGCCTGGGAGATCCTCCTCGATGTCGACGCGCTCGCCGCGGCCGAGGGGGAGGAGTGGGTCTGGGCCGGCGCGTCCGTGCTCCGCCCCGAGTACCGGCGCGCCCTGGTGATGCTCTCCCGGGACGGCTCCGACGCCGTCGTCGTGCGCGAGTTCGACCTGGAGCGGCGGGAGTTCGTCGAAGGGGGCTTCCGGGTCGCCGAGGCGAAGACGCGGATCGGCTGGATCGACGAGGACACCGTCTTCGTGGGGACGGACTTCGGGCCCGGCTCGCTGACCGCGTCCGGATACCCGCGCACCGTGCGGCGCTGGCGGCGCGGCACCCCGCTGGAGGACGCGCAGACCGTGTTCGAAGCGGAGGCCGGCGACGTGTCCGCCTCCGCCTGGCACGACCCGACACCCGGCTACGAGCGGTCCTTCGTCTCCCGTTGCACGGACTTCTTCCGGTACGAGGTCCACCTGGTCGACGGGGAGCGGCTCGTGCGGATCGACGTGCCCGACGACGCCGGGAAGTACGTGTGGCGCGAGTGGCTCGTCGTCACCCCCAAGAGCCCGTGGCTCGGACAGCAGGCCGGGTCGCTGCTCGTCTTCGACTTCGAGGCCTTCCTGGCCGGCGACCGCACGCCGCAGGTGCTGTTCGCGCCCGACGGGCGGACCGCTCTCGCCGGGCACTGCTGGACCCGCCGCCACCTGGTGCTGGACACCCTCGCCGATGTCGCGACGCGGTTGGAAATCCTCACCCCCGGGCCCGGCGGGTGGAGCCGGCGGCCGCTCGCCGAGGTGCCGCCGCTGTCGTCGGCCGCGATCACCGACACCGACGCGCACGCCTCCGACGAGTTCTTCCTCGACGTGTCCGGCTTCCTCCAGCCGTCCACCCTCACGTACGGGCACATCGGCGCCGACTCGGAGGTGCTCAAACAGGCCCCCGCCCGCTTCGACACGTCCGGCCTGGCCGTGCGGCAGTTCTTCGCCCGCTCCGCGGACGGCACCGCCGTCCCGTACTTCGTCGTCGGCCCCGAGGAGCAGGACGAGCCCGGGCCCGCCCTGCTGTACGGGTACGGCGGCTTCCGCGACCAGCAGACGCCCGGCTACGACGCCGTCACCGGGCGCGCCTGGCTCGCCCGCGGCGGCACGTACGCCGTCGCCAACATCCGCGGCGGCTCCGAGTACGGGCCCGACTGGCACCGCGCCGCCCTCGGCGCCGACCGGGTGCGGGCCTTCGAGGACTTCGCGGCCGTCGCCGCCGATCTCACCGCCCGCGGCATCACCGCCCCGAGCCGGCTCGGCATCACCGGCGCCAGCAACGGCGGCCTCCTCATGGGCGCCATGCTCGTCCGCAACCCGGAGCTCTTCGGCGCCGTCGTCGCCCGCGTGCCCCTGCTGGACATGCTCCGCTACCACCGGCTGCTCGCCGGCGCCTCCTGGACCGCCGAGTACGGCGACCCGGACAACCCCGCCGACCGCCCCCACCTGGAGGCCATCTCCCCGTACCACAACCTCGCCGCGGACCGCCCCTACCCGCCGGTGCTGCTCATGACCTCCACCCGCGACGACCGCGTCCACCCCGGACACGCGCGCAAGGCCGCCGCCCGGCTCCGCGCGCTCGGCCACCGCGTCCTCTTCCACGAGAACACCGGCGGCGGCCACAGCGGCGCCTCCGACAACGAGCAGGCCGCCGCGAACGAGGCGCTCGCCTTCACCTTCCTCTGGCAGCACCTGGGGGAGGCCGCCGCACCCTGA
- a CDS encoding glutamate synthase subunit beta, whose amino-acid sequence MTDPSGFLHTARSPVPPRPAEERLGDWREVYAGQVLLPLVSAQANRCMDCGVPFCHGACPLGNLIPEWNAYAARGDWRAASDRLHATNNFPEFTGRLCPAPCEDACVLALEGAPVTIKNVEQAIADHAWESGYVGPAPPGRHSGRSVAVIGSGPAGLAAAQQLTRAGHTVVVYERDDRVGGLLRYGIPAFKMEKSHLERRIAQMREEGTVFRTGCEVGGGVDAAELRRRHDAVVVAVGAGQARDLDVGGRELAGVHQAMEYLVCANRVGEGDAAEPRITAEGRRVVVVGGGDTGSDCVGAALRQGALSVVQIDINPEPGSGRAGHEPWPVYPKVYRISHAHEEARGRQGADPRLFALATLRFEGDAGGRVRALHLTRVEPQDRSPVPGTGQAVEAELVLLALGFSGPDRACGLEGQLGLVRDGRGAFARDSGFAAPRAEGVFVAGDAGRGQSLVVWAIAEGRAAAAAVDSYLTGRTELPAPVRADDRPLTA is encoded by the coding sequence ATGACCGACCCGTCCGGATTCCTGCACACCGCACGCAGCCCCGTTCCGCCCCGGCCCGCCGAGGAGCGGCTCGGGGACTGGCGCGAGGTGTACGCCGGGCAGGTGCTGCTGCCCCTCGTGTCCGCCCAGGCCAACCGCTGCATGGACTGCGGGGTGCCGTTCTGCCACGGCGCGTGCCCGCTGGGCAACCTGATCCCCGAGTGGAACGCGTACGCCGCCCGCGGGGACTGGCGGGCGGCCTCGGACCGGCTCCACGCCACCAACAACTTTCCCGAGTTCACGGGGCGCCTCTGTCCGGCTCCCTGCGAGGACGCGTGTGTGCTGGCGCTTGAGGGCGCCCCGGTGACCATCAAGAACGTCGAGCAGGCCATCGCCGACCACGCGTGGGAGAGCGGGTACGTCGGCCCGGCGCCGCCCGGCAGGCACAGCGGGCGGAGCGTGGCGGTGATCGGTTCCGGGCCGGCCGGGCTCGCCGCGGCGCAGCAGCTGACGAGGGCGGGGCACACCGTCGTCGTCTACGAGCGCGACGACCGGGTCGGGGGGCTCCTGCGGTACGGCATTCCCGCGTTCAAGATGGAGAAGTCGCACCTGGAGCGGCGGATCGCACAGATGCGGGAGGAGGGCACCGTCTTCCGCACCGGGTGCGAGGTGGGGGGCGGGGTGGATGCGGCGGAACTGCGTCGGCGCCATGACGCCGTCGTCGTCGCCGTCGGGGCCGGGCAGGCCAGGGATCTGGACGTCGGGGGGAGGGAGCTGGCGGGAGTGCACCAGGCGATGGAGTACCTGGTGTGCGCCAACCGGGTGGGGGAGGGGGACGCCGCCGAGCCGCGGATCACGGCCGAGGGGCGGCGCGTCGTCGTGGTGGGGGGCGGGGACACCGGGTCCGACTGCGTCGGGGCCGCGCTGCGGCAGGGCGCCCTGTCGGTCGTGCAGATCGACATCAACCCCGAGCCGGGGAGCGGACGGGCCGGCCATGAGCCGTGGCCCGTGTACCCGAAGGTGTACCGGATCTCGCATGCGCACGAGGAGGCCCGCGGGCGGCAGGGGGCCGACCCGCGGCTGTTCGCCCTGGCCACGCTGCGGTTCGAGGGCGACGCCGGCGGGCGGGTACGCGCCCTGCACCTGACCCGGGTCGAACCGCAGGACCGCAGCCCCGTCCCGGGGACCGGGCAGGCCGTCGAGGCCGAACTGGTCCTGCTGGCGCTCGGCTTCTCGGGACCCGACCGTGCTTGCGGTCTGGAAGGGCAGCTGGGGCTGGTACGGGACGGGCGCGGCGCCTTCGCCCGGGACAGCGGGTTCGCGGCGCCCCGTGCGGAGGGGGTGTTCGTCGCCGGCGACGCCGGGCGCGGGCAGTCCCTCGTGGTGTGGGCGATCGCCGAGGGGCGGGCCGCGGCCGCCGCCGTCGACTCCTATCTGACCGGGCGGACCGAGCTGCCTGCGCCGGTGCGTGCCGACGACCGGCCACTGACGGCCTGA